A section of the Gloeobacter violaceus PCC 7421 genome encodes:
- a CDS encoding glycosyltransferase family 4 protein — protein MANTPPQIIAGDTLRVASLSTWDLQGGAARAAYRLHRGLLQLGQDATLHVRIRHSDDPSTRAVLPIEASAQLETLDDLARVQAYYIDHNRTDLSNTIFTLPYPAVDLSSVAAITSADILHLHWVARWQSPVTLSKLVEAHRKPVFWTLHDMWAFTGGCHFSAGCEGYREYCRNCPQLQDDPYQLPAMLLQDKIDFLDGKNFVVVAPSRWLADCARASTFFAHSRIEVIPYALDTAIFAPVAKPEAKLALGLEAHSQVILFGAHNCTERRKGFSEMIAALRLFLKQPQFHERIKNQTLRLWCFGYIGSLDLADLPVVHLGEIRSDEELRRIYAAADLFCLPSLEDNLPNTLLEAMACATAVIAFAAGGTLDVLQDRVHGRLVPVGDVQALARTIGECLQDPQLAEYGRQGRRLIEAHYAGTTEAARYLELYRDVLLDQPRSVLQTATAARDAAIQAAVETTSGPTFAAMAKQVQSACLRLEVQDLRSQLEKTRQQLHETWQELEATRKDYWDSQGLLWQTRGELDRSHYARQALQQQIAGMESSKFWQLRNSWFELKNKLGIDTDMSPGIEEQKKEP, from the coding sequence ATGGCAAACACCCCCCCGCAGATAATCGCGGGCGACACCCTGCGCGTCGCGTCGCTGAGCACCTGGGATCTCCAGGGAGGAGCCGCCCGGGCCGCCTACCGGCTGCATCGGGGATTGCTGCAGCTGGGCCAGGATGCGACGCTCCACGTCCGCATTCGCCACTCCGACGACCCGAGCACGCGGGCTGTCTTGCCGATAGAAGCTTCTGCGCAACTGGAGACGCTCGACGATTTGGCCCGGGTGCAGGCGTACTACATCGATCACAACCGGACGGATCTGTCCAATACGATCTTTACGCTGCCCTATCCCGCCGTCGATCTCAGCAGCGTGGCCGCAATAACCTCCGCCGATATCCTGCACCTGCACTGGGTGGCTCGCTGGCAGTCGCCTGTGACCCTGAGCAAGCTTGTCGAAGCACACCGCAAGCCGGTGTTCTGGACTCTCCACGACATGTGGGCTTTCACCGGCGGCTGTCATTTCTCGGCAGGGTGCGAGGGCTATCGCGAGTATTGCCGCAACTGCCCGCAACTGCAGGACGATCCTTACCAGTTGCCGGCCATGCTGCTGCAGGACAAAATCGACTTTTTAGACGGCAAAAATTTTGTCGTGGTCGCCCCCAGCCGGTGGCTGGCCGATTGTGCAAGAGCAAGTACATTTTTTGCCCACAGCCGTATCGAGGTCATCCCCTACGCCCTCGATACGGCTATCTTCGCTCCCGTCGCCAAGCCGGAGGCAAAACTCGCCCTCGGCCTGGAGGCGCACTCTCAAGTGATTCTCTTTGGCGCCCACAACTGCACCGAGCGCCGCAAGGGTTTCTCCGAGATGATCGCCGCTTTGCGTCTATTTTTGAAGCAGCCGCAATTCCACGAACGCATCAAAAACCAGACCCTTCGGCTTTGGTGTTTTGGCTACATCGGCTCTTTGGATCTGGCGGATCTGCCGGTGGTGCACCTGGGCGAAATCCGCTCCGACGAGGAACTGCGGCGCATTTATGCTGCCGCCGACTTGTTCTGTTTGCCGTCGCTGGAAGATAACCTGCCAAACACGCTGCTAGAAGCGATGGCCTGCGCCACGGCAGTGATTGCCTTTGCTGCGGGAGGCACCCTCGACGTGCTGCAAGATCGCGTGCACGGTCGGTTGGTGCCGGTGGGCGATGTGCAGGCCCTGGCCAGGACGATCGGCGAGTGCCTGCAAGATCCCCAACTGGCCGAGTACGGCCGGCAGGGCCGCCGACTGATCGAGGCGCACTACGCGGGGACGACGGAGGCGGCCCGGTATCTGGAGCTGTACCGCGACGTGCTCTTGGATCAGCCGCGGTCGGTTTTACAGACCGCTACAGCCGCGCGGGATGCAGCAATCCAGGCGGCGGTGGAGACAACCAGCGGCCCGACTTTTGCCGCGATGGCCAAGCAGGTGCAGTCCGCATGCCTGAGGCTGGAGGTGCAGGATCTGCGCTCGCAGCTCGAGAAGACCCGGCAGCAACTGCATGAGACCTGGCAGGAACTAGAGGCGACCCGGAAGGATTACTGGGACTCGCAAGGTCTGCTGTGGCAGACGCGGGGAGAGCTCGACCGGAGCCACTATGCCCGGCAGGCGTTGCAACAACAAATCGCAGGCATGGAAAGCAGTAAATTCTGGCAGCTGCGCAACTCCTGGTTTGAGCTGAAAAATAAGTTGGGGATAGACACCGATATGTCTCCAGGCATTGAGGAGCAAAAGAAAGAACCGTGA
- a CDS encoding glycosyltransferase family 4 protein, giving the protein MNTSGWAAGVGCSEWTPTFQASWDEAGNGSRPAKIAVLATSEYEGIYKNGGVGTYYKTLSEQLAAQGWHVVLLLCGGSQTFGGGSTLPAVRRIYSTREAEQVLVLQPVHEALLAAFKPDVVREESFRCLLFVQAIAHCFADTPIFVEFPEMMALGFDTIQAKRARLLPKTCTVAVTLHGGHEWVCEANERFDDQNLDYFWQVSACQQYTFENADLPYFPSYYLRDRVASYGWRTERGIHLPYCAPIVHLSGPPVSAGEPVGIGRRPLVFFGRLEERKGLCTFVEALKMLDEPIRRQLHVLFVGKSVFLNSPELVNRTSDEYIQDQLAGVVSFSIHSDFFSNQAIRFIHALEHPLVVLASHQENFPNTALEMGQLPVQLIVSDTGGFRETLGLLGRSQGVHWFSPKDSRSLARAAKLALAETAPVQDIPDAVRLQELNKSLTQQKLQHIAQVGARPAALNQDRDATVSALVLCREGSSALSTCLRSLDIQTRKLQAVAVLLACPVDKDFQAQLDTLPRDRYTFLHSPVMTATGIQCRDWFARTGSTHLLVLAASDQLLPGALEVLLSAAVSAQAVFSPALAQARAERAVNVIPVSLNGLLRAVELAYPCGLYERRLVESLAPLVAEGPAAGLEWLAGAVAGGAQIAHYPYPLYTCGRAPAAQPGAVLAVREQFFLRTCLARLPVQTWSPREFFLLLTAWQQLVTSQKSAAEQLQSNYRELERAWKYVHSLQEFYADLKQQSQVEREGLQTEIAAMESSKFWKLRGQWLRLKKLLRPTWQTPPRR; this is encoded by the coding sequence ATGAACACGAGTGGATGGGCGGCCGGCGTGGGCTGCAGCGAATGGACCCCGACCTTCCAAGCGTCCTGGGACGAGGCCGGCAACGGCAGCAGGCCGGCGAAGATCGCTGTACTCGCCACCAGCGAGTACGAAGGCATCTATAAAAATGGCGGCGTCGGAACGTATTACAAAACCCTGAGCGAACAGCTGGCCGCCCAGGGCTGGCATGTCGTTCTGCTGCTTTGCGGGGGTTCGCAGACGTTTGGCGGCGGGTCTACTCTGCCTGCCGTCCGGCGCATCTACTCCACCCGGGAGGCCGAGCAGGTGCTGGTTCTCCAGCCGGTGCACGAAGCGCTCCTGGCGGCTTTCAAACCAGATGTCGTGCGCGAAGAGAGCTTTCGCTGCCTGCTGTTTGTCCAGGCAATTGCCCATTGCTTTGCGGACACGCCGATATTCGTCGAGTTCCCGGAGATGATGGCCCTCGGGTTTGACACCATCCAGGCGAAGCGGGCGCGGTTGTTGCCCAAGACCTGCACAGTGGCCGTTACCCTGCACGGTGGGCACGAATGGGTCTGCGAAGCGAACGAGCGATTCGACGATCAGAACCTGGATTATTTCTGGCAGGTAAGTGCCTGCCAGCAGTACACGTTCGAGAATGCGGACCTGCCCTACTTTCCTTCGTACTACCTGCGCGACCGGGTCGCCAGTTACGGTTGGCGAACGGAGCGCGGTATTCATCTGCCCTACTGCGCTCCGATCGTTCATTTGAGCGGCCCGCCCGTGTCGGCCGGGGAGCCCGTGGGGATCGGCCGCAGACCGCTGGTCTTTTTTGGGCGGCTAGAAGAGCGAAAAGGGCTCTGTACGTTCGTCGAGGCGCTCAAAATGCTCGACGAGCCAATCCGGCGGCAGCTGCACGTTTTATTTGTCGGCAAATCGGTCTTTTTGAACTCCCCGGAGCTGGTCAACCGCACAAGCGATGAGTACATCCAGGACCAACTTGCCGGTGTTGTCAGTTTTTCTATCCACTCCGATTTTTTCAGTAATCAGGCCATCCGCTTCATCCACGCGCTGGAACACCCGCTCGTCGTTCTGGCAAGCCACCAAGAAAACTTTCCCAACACGGCTTTGGAGATGGGACAGTTGCCCGTGCAACTCATCGTCTCAGATACCGGCGGTTTTCGAGAAACCCTGGGGCTTTTGGGGCGCTCGCAGGGAGTGCACTGGTTTTCACCCAAAGACTCGCGCTCGCTGGCTCGAGCCGCCAAGCTGGCGCTGGCCGAAACGGCACCGGTGCAGGATATCCCGGATGCGGTCAGATTGCAGGAACTCAACAAGAGCCTGACACAGCAAAAATTGCAGCACATTGCGCAGGTTGGTGCGCGACCGGCCGCCCTGAACCAGGATCGCGATGCCACCGTCAGTGCGCTCGTCCTCTGCCGGGAGGGCAGCTCGGCTCTGTCCACCTGCCTCCGGAGCCTGGATATCCAAACCCGGAAGCTGCAGGCGGTGGCCGTTCTGCTTGCCTGTCCAGTGGACAAAGATTTTCAAGCCCAGCTTGACACCCTGCCCCGGGACCGGTACACCTTCTTGCACTCGCCGGTGATGACAGCAACCGGGATACAGTGCCGCGACTGGTTCGCGCGCACCGGCAGCACCCATCTGCTGGTACTCGCGGCTTCAGACCAACTGTTGCCCGGCGCCCTCGAGGTGCTGCTGAGCGCGGCCGTCTCCGCTCAGGCGGTCTTCAGCCCGGCGCTCGCTCAAGCGAGGGCCGAGCGCGCCGTCAATGTGATTCCCGTTTCTCTAAACGGTCTGTTGCGGGCGGTGGAGCTTGCCTATCCCTGCGGCCTCTACGAGCGCCGTCTGGTCGAATCGCTCGCGCCGCTGGTGGCAGAAGGCCCCGCCGCCGGTCTGGAATGGCTGGCAGGAGCCGTTGCCGGCGGCGCGCAGATCGCCCATTATCCCTACCCGCTCTACACCTGCGGCCGGGCACCCGCAGCGCAGCCGGGGGCGGTTCTTGCGGTGAGGGAGCAGTTTTTTCTGCGCACCTGCCTTGCCCGCCTGCCTGTTCAAACATGGTCGCCTCGCGAATTCTTCTTGTTGTTGACGGCTTGGCAGCAGTTGGTGACTTCTCAAAAATCGGCGGCAGAGCAGTTGCAAAGCAACTATCGCGAGCTGGAGAGAGCCTGGAAGTACGTGCACAGCCTGCAGGAGTTCTACGCCGACTTGAAGCAGCAGTCCCAGGTCGAACGCGAAGGACTGCAGACAGAAATTGCCGCCATGGAAAGCAGCAAGTTCTGGAAGCTGCGCGGGCAATGGTTGCGGCTCAAGAAACTTTTGAGACCGACATGGCAAACACCCCCCCGCAGATAA
- a CDS encoding methyltransferase domain-containing protein — protein MADSDYPIIWPAIEEEIAPFLKYCRGIVLNAGSGWRAVQLGQKHLSIDIVPDSCPNVIADLHGLPLRDDCVDTVVSIAVLEHTRFPWVVAQEFYRVLRPGGMGVIAVPFLQPQHSSPHDYVRFTESGLVELMRYAGFEVVETAHVHHFGQTIAWLLWEYLEANRPHGFLRPLWLRFIRALSQGKLLRGNSPNTHNTHYAVVVKPGGESTPQSCYRQAIESTEADWFYPLLACPRSHQPLLGDGQALVSADRQWLYPFQEGRPQVLHAEEAAPTICQERH, from the coding sequence ATGGCCGATAGCGACTACCCGATCATCTGGCCTGCGATCGAAGAGGAAATTGCCCCATTCTTGAAGTATTGCCGAGGAATCGTGCTCAATGCCGGCTCCGGCTGGCGGGCGGTCCAGTTGGGCCAGAAGCACCTCAGCATTGACATTGTTCCTGACAGCTGTCCGAATGTGATCGCCGATCTGCACGGCTTACCCCTACGCGACGATTGTGTCGATACGGTTGTGAGCATCGCCGTGCTGGAGCACACCCGCTTTCCATGGGTGGTGGCCCAGGAGTTTTACCGGGTACTGCGCCCGGGCGGGATGGGAGTGATTGCCGTTCCTTTTTTGCAACCTCAGCACAGTTCTCCGCACGACTACGTCCGCTTTACAGAAAGCGGATTGGTGGAATTGATGAGGTACGCCGGGTTCGAGGTGGTTGAGACCGCCCATGTCCATCATTTTGGCCAGACGATTGCCTGGCTTTTGTGGGAGTACCTGGAAGCCAACCGGCCCCACGGCTTTCTGCGTCCCCTGTGGCTGCGGTTCATCCGCGCACTCTCACAAGGCAAGTTGCTTAGGGGTAACAGCCCCAATACCCACAACACCCACTACGCAGTTGTGGTGAAGCCGGGGGGAGAAAGTACACCGCAAAGCTGCTATCGACAGGCCATCGAAAGTACCGAAGCGGATTGGTTCTATCCACTTCTGGCCTGTCCGCGGAGCCACCAGCCGCTTCTTGGCGATGGCCAAGCGCTCGTCTCGGCAGATCGCCAGTGGCTTTACCCCTTTCAAGAGGGCCGCCCCCAAGTGCTCCACGCTGAGGAAGCGGCTCCTACGATCTGTCAGGAAAGACATTGA
- a CDS encoding glycosyltransferase, with amino-acid sequence MDGMGLKVHSLPDDLHRPPGKNFSVRFRHNIVQLLGDPQASKVAVLVTSEYEGIFKNGGIGTYYKVLSEMLAAEGWYVILVLCFTEKHFVGTSDLVAVKHIFSADALEQVVRLQPMHHEILHDLRYNETDRQGFGCLLLLQAVIAHFQGAVVYVEFPEMLGFGFYTVQAKRAGLLGPNCIVAITLHSGCEWLYEAQDKHLEENIDWFWSVCCREQVSFEQADLAFFPSQFLKMKLESYGWMVERAVHMPNFVPVVQLPVRQESRGPEIPKGKVPLVFFGRLEDRKGLFVFVHSIKLLPSVLRDTLHILFVGKVVQLQSSQLSHLDSREYIEQELAGVASFGIYTDLYSREAIQFVYSLPEPLVCLASPQENFPNSSLEMGQLPIRLVVSDTGGFRETLQLIGRSASVYWFKPKNAQSLCQTLVQALTDAPQTIESADAARLKQINRELLDRKVGCIDRALRAVEHSIDDGQPIVTIAIVPRQSGVYLLDCLAGIEAQTYSNRQVVVLCTTQATQPLPQLLEQAGSLYPNCKFVYLDCDDAILEVCKSLLKAEQNGYFLALDADDILKPFAIESLILAAKRVDAAVVASPVPQGSHTTSASFAGGSLPGILNMPASGPGRCLASVQFLKRLGRTQGTDIQACSRELIAAAAATGEVGLYFPFALCERKQPLVAPPQWYLSGQAQFQLEQLLAQVPASAWPKRQIHLLVSAVRQLLQLSASLRLQLQQAKEQAQLQSEQFQSKVQQLQADVPAQPTPQLPPPDNSLHLAKIEQLEIEIAAMQSSKFWKLRSRWFKLKKRLGLAMDE; translated from the coding sequence ATGGACGGTATGGGGCTTAAAGTGCATAGCTTACCGGACGATTTGCACCGCCCGCCAGGCAAAAATTTCTCCGTCCGCTTTCGGCACAATATCGTCCAATTATTGGGTGATCCCCAGGCTTCAAAAGTGGCAGTGCTCGTCACCAGTGAGTACGAAGGCATCTTTAAAAATGGCGGCATCGGTACATACTATAAAGTTCTAAGCGAGATGCTCGCCGCCGAAGGCTGGTATGTCATTTTAGTACTGTGCTTTACCGAAAAACACTTTGTCGGCACATCGGATCTTGTTGCTGTTAAGCATATTTTTTCTGCCGACGCCCTTGAGCAGGTGGTCCGCCTGCAACCTATGCACCATGAAATCCTGCATGATCTGCGCTACAACGAAACGGATCGGCAGGGTTTTGGTTGTTTGCTGCTGCTACAGGCTGTTATCGCCCACTTCCAAGGCGCTGTGGTTTATGTCGAATTTCCGGAGATGCTGGGTTTCGGTTTCTACACGGTTCAAGCCAAGCGGGCGGGTTTGCTCGGACCTAATTGCATCGTTGCCATCACACTCCACAGCGGATGTGAGTGGTTGTACGAAGCCCAGGACAAGCACCTTGAAGAAAATATCGACTGGTTCTGGTCCGTCTGCTGCCGAGAACAGGTCTCCTTCGAGCAGGCTGACCTCGCATTTTTTCCTTCACAGTTTCTAAAAATGAAATTGGAAAGTTACGGCTGGATGGTCGAGCGCGCTGTGCACATGCCCAACTTTGTCCCGGTTGTGCAGTTGCCGGTTCGGCAGGAAAGCCGTGGACCGGAAATTCCCAAAGGGAAGGTACCGTTAGTCTTTTTCGGTCGCCTGGAGGACCGCAAAGGTTTGTTTGTTTTTGTCCATTCGATCAAGCTCTTACCCTCTGTTTTGAGGGATACCCTTCACATTCTGTTCGTGGGCAAAGTTGTGCAGTTGCAATCCTCCCAACTCAGCCATCTCGACAGCCGCGAGTACATAGAGCAGGAACTGGCAGGCGTGGCCTCCTTTGGTATTTACACAGATCTCTACAGTCGAGAGGCCATCCAGTTCGTCTATTCTCTGCCGGAACCGCTCGTCTGCTTGGCGAGCCCCCAGGAAAACTTTCCCAATAGCAGCCTGGAGATGGGGCAGTTGCCTATCCGATTGGTCGTCTCCGATACGGGCGGTTTTCGGGAGACTTTGCAACTGATTGGCCGTTCGGCATCTGTCTACTGGTTCAAACCGAAAAACGCCCAATCACTGTGCCAAACACTCGTGCAGGCCCTGACCGATGCGCCGCAAACCATCGAATCCGCCGACGCAGCGCGTCTGAAGCAAATCAATCGTGAGTTGCTCGACCGCAAGGTCGGGTGTATCGACCGGGCGCTGCGGGCAGTCGAACACTCGATTGACGATGGACAGCCTATCGTCACCATCGCCATCGTCCCTCGACAATCCGGTGTCTATCTGTTGGATTGCCTTGCCGGTATCGAGGCCCAGACCTATTCCAACAGGCAGGTTGTCGTGCTTTGCACTACCCAGGCTACCCAACCGCTGCCGCAACTTTTGGAGCAGGCTGGAAGCTTGTATCCCAACTGTAAATTTGTCTATCTCGACTGCGACGATGCCATTTTGGAGGTCTGCAAATCCTTGCTGAAGGCCGAGCAGAACGGTTATTTCCTTGCCCTCGATGCGGACGACATTCTCAAGCCCTTCGCCATCGAGAGCCTGATTCTGGCTGCCAAGCGGGTGGACGCCGCGGTAGTTGCAAGCCCCGTCCCGCAGGGCAGCCACACCACCAGTGCCAGTTTTGCCGGCGGTTCGTTGCCGGGTATTCTCAATATGCCGGCCTCCGGCCCCGGCCGATGTCTGGCTTCTGTCCAGTTTCTCAAACGCCTTGGTCGGACCCAGGGCACGGACATCCAGGCCTGCAGCCGGGAGCTCATCGCTGCAGCCGCAGCCACCGGAGAAGTTGGCCTCTACTTTCCCTTTGCCCTGTGCGAACGCAAGCAGCCGCTGGTTGCGCCGCCGCAGTGGTACTTGTCGGGGCAGGCGCAATTTCAGCTGGAGCAATTGCTGGCGCAGGTGCCTGCCTCCGCCTGGCCCAAGCGCCAGATCCATCTGCTGGTCTCCGCTGTGCGCCAGCTGCTGCAGCTTTCAGCCAGCTTGCGCTTGCAGCTGCAGCAGGCGAAGGAGCAGGCGCAGCTGCAGAGCGAACAATTCCAATCAAAAGTTCAACAGCTGCAAGCTGATGTCCCTGCCCAACCGACACCCCAGCTGCCGCCGCCCGACAACAGCCTTCACCTGGCCAAGATCGAACAACTGGAGATCGAGATTGCCGCCATGCAGAGCAGCAAGTTCTGGAAGCTGCGCTCCCGGTGGTTCAAATTGAAAAAGCGCCTGGGACTGGCCATGGACGAATAG
- a CDS encoding glycosyltransferase, whose protein sequence is MTGPRLGRYCDIYFKPEFAGIFENRNAAKVALLVTREFEGKEQEGLSRNGGIGTYYRTLSRKLAEDGWYIILLISVCEHRFRGESKIPEIKHIFSASEAEEVLDLQSSHRSILGDARIDSQLLDYESFLHMMFTQAIVHTFDEAHIYVEHHELFGTAFRTIQAKEAGLLGRNCLVAITMHGCLEWVYESHDKFVLQYLDYYWQASHLEQTAFESADLAFFPSHALKKRVESYGWSTAHARHQPYFVPIVEPAISEIESERQTPPRTQKRSLVFFGRLEERKGLCTFVEALKQLTDYWKERIEVYFVGRVVALETFRPQNIDSRQYIAQELADEIHYTVYSGFSSAEAIAFTRGLSSPVVCLTSNQENFPNTALEMGQLPISLIVSDTGGFRETLQLLERTEGVYWFAPRDVTGLMDAILQVLCQPPQPHNVPTHEKLEQINRRLLTQKLTYIQQAFPRQPLSSPSVGCPQVTVVVCCAQADKQLLNCLHSLSVQSHMDLEVVVLCNFSRCEADSSIFQQAGAIFPRIGLLRTSHALEVDVTWKRLKEMINGKFVVVFEASSVAMPFAIEQLLQTLQTAQAEMATCSVLDSRNPDRAVNLTQIPLPALLKTSGQAPACVLLPVGALDDYAPNLTRPDGLHTGRMLASALAHGRKIAYYPYPLCQRQSRTEPALTAKEHLREQYALRHYLARGDAGQWSRRQLYVLLSAAQQLLYQEIAPPAAYSHAEPAPEPPATPSVDPPAPAAAEGSAAAAAAADYWQSQWRQAQLRIAAMESSKFWKFRKVWFSLKQRLGLPNDE, encoded by the coding sequence ATGACAGGGCCGAGGTTGGGTCGATACTGCGATATTTACTTCAAACCGGAGTTTGCTGGGATCTTCGAGAATCGCAACGCAGCGAAAGTAGCTCTGCTGGTCACCAGGGAATTCGAAGGAAAAGAGCAAGAAGGATTGTCAAGAAATGGTGGTATCGGGACCTATTATCGAACCTTGAGCCGCAAACTAGCCGAGGATGGATGGTACATTATCCTGCTAATTTCGGTCTGTGAACATCGATTTAGAGGCGAATCAAAAATACCCGAAATCAAGCACATCTTTTCTGCTAGTGAAGCGGAGGAAGTACTCGATCTGCAGTCGTCACACAGGTCCATCCTTGGCGATGCCAGGATCGATTCGCAGTTGCTTGACTACGAAAGCTTCCTGCACATGATGTTTACGCAGGCCATCGTTCACACATTCGATGAGGCCCATATTTACGTGGAGCATCATGAACTGTTTGGAACGGCTTTTCGGACCATCCAAGCCAAAGAAGCCGGTCTGCTCGGACGGAATTGTCTGGTCGCAATCACTATGCACGGCTGCCTGGAGTGGGTTTATGAGAGCCACGACAAGTTTGTTCTTCAGTATTTGGATTACTACTGGCAGGCATCCCACCTTGAGCAAACCGCCTTTGAAAGTGCGGACCTAGCATTTTTCCCATCGCACGCACTCAAGAAGCGTGTGGAATCCTACGGCTGGTCGACGGCCCACGCTCGACATCAACCTTATTTTGTGCCCATCGTAGAGCCTGCGATTTCCGAGATAGAATCCGAGCGGCAAACGCCCCCTAGAACTCAGAAAAGATCCCTCGTCTTTTTTGGTCGTCTTGAAGAGCGAAAAGGATTATGCACTTTCGTCGAAGCGCTCAAACAACTGACGGACTACTGGAAGGAGCGCATAGAGGTTTATTTTGTCGGCAGAGTGGTCGCCCTGGAAACCTTCAGACCCCAGAACATCGACAGCCGGCAGTACATCGCACAGGAACTGGCTGACGAGATTCACTATACAGTTTACTCTGGTTTCTCCAGTGCGGAGGCTATTGCATTTACTCGCGGACTATCGTCGCCAGTTGTTTGTCTTACCAGCAATCAAGAAAACTTCCCCAACACAGCTTTGGAGATGGGACAGTTGCCCATCAGCCTGATTGTTTCGGACACCGGTGGTTTTCGCGAAACCCTGCAACTGCTCGAACGCACAGAAGGCGTCTATTGGTTTGCGCCGAGGGATGTCACTGGTCTGATGGATGCCATACTACAAGTACTGTGCCAACCCCCGCAGCCCCATAACGTACCGACGCACGAAAAGTTGGAGCAAATTAATCGGCGTCTTTTAACCCAGAAACTCACCTACATTCAGCAGGCTTTTCCCCGACAGCCTCTGTCGTCGCCCAGCGTGGGTTGTCCGCAGGTAACCGTTGTCGTCTGCTGCGCTCAAGCCGACAAGCAATTGTTGAATTGTCTGCACAGCCTCAGTGTCCAGAGTCACATGGATCTAGAAGTTGTGGTCTTGTGCAACTTCTCTCGCTGCGAAGCGGACAGTTCTATCTTCCAGCAGGCCGGAGCGATTTTCCCACGGATCGGGTTGCTTAGAACCAGCCATGCCCTCGAAGTGGATGTCACCTGGAAGCGTCTCAAAGAAATGATCAACGGCAAGTTCGTGGTTGTTTTTGAGGCAAGTAGTGTAGCGATGCCGTTCGCAATAGAACAACTGCTTCAAACTCTGCAGACTGCCCAGGCTGAAATGGCTACTTGCTCTGTGTTGGATTCGAGGAATCCCGATCGGGCTGTGAACCTGACCCAGATCCCGCTTCCTGCACTGCTGAAGACAAGCGGACAGGCGCCTGCCTGTGTGCTGCTTCCTGTCGGTGCGCTGGACGATTACGCACCAAACTTGACTCGGCCAGACGGTCTACACACCGGTCGCATGCTTGCATCTGCGCTCGCTCACGGACGAAAGATTGCCTACTACCCCTACCCGCTTTGCCAGCGCCAGTCCCGAACCGAGCCGGCTCTGACTGCGAAGGAACACCTACGAGAGCAGTATGCCCTGCGCCACTACCTTGCCCGGGGCGATGCCGGCCAGTGGAGCAGGCGTCAGCTTTATGTACTGCTTTCTGCTGCGCAACAATTGCTCTATCAGGAAATAGCGCCTCCGGCCGCTTATTCGCACGCGGAGCCGGCGCCCGAACCGCCTGCCACTCCCTCTGTGGACCCGCCCGCTCCCGCAGCCGCCGAGGGAAGTGCCGCAGCGGCTGCGGCGGCAGACTACTGGCAATCGCAGTGGCGGCAGGCCCAGCTCCGGATCGCAGCGATGGAGAGCAGCAAATTTTGGAAGTTCAGAAAAGTCTGGTTCAGTCTAAAACAGCGCCTCGGTTTGCCGAACGACGAGTGA